The Pseudomonas baetica genome includes a region encoding these proteins:
- a CDS encoding FixH family protein, which yields MPVANAASPWYKHLWPWIIIAILACSVTLTLSMVTIAVNNPDNLVNDNYYEAGKGINRSLDRELLAQTLKMRAAVHLDDVTGEVDLRLSGDSQPKTLELNLISPTQPEKDRKIVLTRSETETGRYIGQLSDKVDGRRFVELLGSQDDHVWRMFEEELVNHDKELLLGDEPLQGAEDLKK from the coding sequence ATGCCCGTAGCAAACGCCGCAAGCCCTTGGTACAAGCACCTATGGCCCTGGATCATCATCGCGATTCTGGCCTGTTCGGTGACGCTGACCTTGTCCATGGTGACCATCGCGGTGAACAACCCGGACAACCTGGTCAACGACAACTACTACGAGGCCGGCAAAGGCATCAACCGCTCGCTGGATCGCGAACTGCTGGCGCAAACCCTGAAAATGCGCGCGGCGGTGCATCTGGATGACGTGACCGGCGAAGTCGACCTGCGTTTGAGCGGCGACAGCCAGCCGAAAACGCTGGAACTGAACCTGATCTCGCCGACCCAGCCGGAAAAGGATCGCAAGATCGTCCTGACGCGCAGCGAAACTGAAACCGGTCGTTACATTGGCCAGTTGAGCGACAAGGTCGATGGCCGCCGGTTTGTCGAGTTGCTGGGTTCGCAGGACGACCATGTATGGCGCATGTTCGAAGAAGAACTGGTCAACCATGACAAAGAGTTGCTGCTCGGTGATGAACCGCTGCAAGGCGCCGAAGACCTGAAGAAGTAA
- a CDS encoding heavy metal translocating P-type ATPase has protein sequence MTTPLPCYHCALPVPSGSRFTAVVLGESREFCCPGCQAVAEAIVAGGLESYYQHRSEASANPEALPVQLVDELALYDRADVQKPFVRHEGELAETTLLMEGISCAACGWLIEKHLRTLPAVDEARLNLSNHRLHVRWADGQLPLSQLLAELRHIGYAAHPYQADRASEQLASENRLALRQLGVAGLLWFQAMMATMATWPEFNIDLSPELHTILRWVALFLTTPIVFYSCAPFFKGAMRDLRTRHLTMDVSVSLAIGSAYIAGIWTSITGVGELYFDAVGMFALFLLAGRYLERRARERTAAATAQLVNLLPASCLRLDDAGQGERILLSELRLGDRVLVQPGSILPADGRILDGQSSIDESLLTGEYLPQPRSLGDAVTAGTLNVEGALTVEVSALGQDTRLSAIVRLLDRAQAEKPRLAEIADRAAQWFLLLSLIAAAAIGLLWWELDSARAFWIVLAMLVATCPCALSLATPTALTAATGTLHKLGLLLTRGHVLEGLNQIDTVIFDKTGTLTEGRLVLRSIRPLGELDSDQCLSLAAALENRSEHPIARAFGRAPLAAEEVHSTPGLGLEGLVGEQRLRIGEPAFVCALSGAVVPVMPDEPGQWLLLGDSSGPLAWFVLDDRLRDDAPALLAACKARGWRTLLLSGDSSPMVASVAAELGIDEARGGLRPDDKLQVLQQLHKEGRKVLMLGDGVNDVPVLAAADISVAMGSATDLAKTSADAVLLSNRLDALVQAFTLARRTRRVIIENLLWAALYNGLMLPFAALGWITPVWAAVGMSVSSLTVVLNALRLTRLPSAPVLNTRSETRPLPA, from the coding sequence ATGACCACCCCACTGCCCTGCTACCACTGCGCCCTGCCCGTTCCGTCCGGCAGCCGCTTCACCGCTGTCGTACTCGGCGAGTCCCGCGAGTTCTGCTGCCCGGGCTGCCAGGCCGTGGCCGAAGCCATCGTGGCCGGCGGCCTGGAAAGCTACTACCAGCATCGCAGCGAAGCCTCGGCCAACCCCGAAGCGTTGCCGGTGCAACTGGTGGATGAGCTAGCGCTGTACGACCGCGCCGACGTGCAAAAACCCTTCGTCCGCCACGAAGGCGAACTCGCCGAAACCACCCTGTTGATGGAAGGCATCAGTTGCGCCGCTTGTGGCTGGCTGATCGAGAAACACCTGCGCACGCTGCCGGCGGTCGACGAAGCCCGGTTGAACCTGTCCAACCATCGCTTGCATGTACGTTGGGCCGACGGGCAATTGCCGCTGAGCCAACTGCTCGCCGAACTGCGCCATATCGGTTACGCCGCCCACCCGTATCAGGCCGACCGCGCCAGCGAACAACTGGCCAGCGAAAACCGCCTCGCCCTGCGTCAACTTGGCGTCGCGGGCCTGCTGTGGTTTCAGGCAATGATGGCGACCATGGCGACCTGGCCGGAATTCAACATCGACCTCAGCCCCGAACTGCACACGATTTTGCGCTGGGTCGCGTTGTTCCTGACCACACCGATCGTGTTCTACAGCTGCGCGCCGTTTTTCAAAGGCGCGATGCGCGACTTGCGCACTCGTCATCTGACCATGGATGTTTCGGTCTCGCTGGCCATCGGCAGCGCTTACATTGCCGGGATCTGGACGTCGATCACTGGCGTCGGCGAGTTGTATTTCGATGCGGTTGGCATGTTCGCGCTGTTCCTGCTCGCCGGACGTTATCTGGAACGCCGCGCCCGCGAGCGCACTGCCGCCGCCACCGCGCAACTGGTGAATCTGTTACCGGCGTCGTGCCTGCGTCTCGATGATGCTGGCCAAGGCGAGCGTATCCTGCTCAGCGAATTGCGCCTCGGTGACCGGGTGCTGGTGCAACCGGGTTCGATTCTGCCGGCGGACGGCAGGATTCTCGACGGCCAGTCGAGCATCGACGAATCACTGCTGACCGGTGAATACCTGCCGCAACCGCGCTCCCTCGGCGATGCGGTCACTGCCGGCACCCTCAACGTCGAAGGTGCGCTGACTGTTGAAGTGTCGGCGCTGGGGCAGGACACGCGATTGTCAGCCATCGTGCGTTTACTCGATCGCGCTCAAGCCGAGAAACCGCGCCTGGCGGAAATCGCCGACCGCGCCGCGCAATGGTTCCTGTTGTTGTCACTGATCGCCGCAGCCGCCATCGGTCTGTTGTGGTGGGAGCTGGACTCAGCGCGCGCGTTCTGGATCGTCCTCGCCATGCTGGTCGCGACCTGCCCTTGCGCCCTGTCGCTGGCGACGCCGACTGCGCTCACAGCCGCCACCGGCACCCTGCACAAACTCGGCTTGCTGCTGACTCGCGGGCATGTGCTGGAAGGTTTGAACCAGATCGACACGGTGATCTTCGACAAGACCGGCACGCTCACCGAAGGTCGCCTTGTGCTGCGTTCGATTCGTCCGCTGGGTGAGCTGGACAGCGACCAATGCCTGAGCCTTGCCGCCGCACTCGAGAACCGTTCGGAACATCCCATTGCTCGCGCCTTCGGTCGTGCGCCGTTGGCGGCTGAAGAAGTCCACAGCACGCCAGGACTGGGGCTCGAAGGCCTGGTCGGCGAGCAGCGTCTGCGCATTGGCGAGCCGGCATTTGTCTGCGCCCTGAGCGGCGCCGTTGTGCCTGTGATGCCGGACGAGCCGGGCCAGTGGCTGCTGCTCGGCGACAGCTCGGGGCCATTGGCCTGGTTCGTTCTCGACGACCGCTTGCGTGACGATGCCCCCGCCCTGCTCGCCGCCTGCAAGGCCCGTGGCTGGCGCACCTTGCTGCTGTCCGGCGACAGCTCGCCGATGGTCGCCAGCGTCGCCGCTGAACTGGGTATCGACGAAGCCCGTGGCGGGCTGCGTCCGGATGACAAGCTGCAAGTGCTGCAACAACTGCACAAAGAAGGCCGCAAAGTGCTGATGCTCGGCGACGGCGTCAACGATGTGCCAGTGCTGGCCGCTGCCGACATCAGCGTGGCCATGGGCTCGGCCACCGATCTGGCGAAAACCAGCGCCGACGCCGTGCTGCTGTCCAACCGCCTCGACGCCTTGGTGCAGGCTTTTACCCTGGCCCGACGGACTCGCCGGGTAATCATCGAAAACCTGCTGTGGGCCGCGCTGTACAATGGCCTCATGTTGCCGTTCGCCGCCCTCGGCTGGATCACTCCGGTGTGGGCCGCGGTCGGTATGTCGGTCAGTTCGTTGACCGTGGTGCTCAACGCCCTGCGCCTGACTCGCCTGCCGAGCGCGCCGGTTTTAAACACCCGATCAGAAACCCGCCCGTTGCCGGCCTGA
- a CDS encoding adenine phosphoribosyltransferase — translation MVFDSFDIKSLIRPVIDFPKPGVIFRDITPLFQSPTALRLVMDSFAHRYVEADFTQIGAMDARGFLIGSVLAYQLNKPLVLFRKQGKLPADVLAEGYATEYGEAFLEVHADSLCEGDSVVMFDDLIATGGTLIAAANLIRRMGARVHEAAAIIDLPELQGSQRLEDMGIPTFCLTQFALTDK, via the coding sequence ATGGTCTTCGACTCCTTCGACATCAAATCCCTGATCCGCCCCGTGATCGACTTCCCGAAACCGGGCGTGATCTTTCGCGACATCACCCCGCTGTTCCAGTCGCCAACGGCTTTGCGCCTGGTGATGGACAGCTTCGCCCACCGCTATGTGGAGGCCGACTTCACCCAGATCGGCGCGATGGACGCCCGCGGTTTCCTGATCGGTTCGGTGCTGGCTTATCAGTTGAACAAGCCGCTGGTGCTGTTCCGCAAGCAAGGCAAACTGCCTGCGGACGTGTTAGCCGAAGGTTACGCGACCGAGTACGGCGAAGCGTTTCTGGAAGTGCATGCCGACAGCCTGTGTGAGGGTGATTCGGTAGTGATGTTTGATGATTTGATCGCCACTGGCGGCACGCTGATTGCGGCGGCCAACCTGATCCGCCGCATGGGTGCGCGTGTGCATGAAGCGGCGGCGATCATTGATTTGCCGGAGCTGCAAGGTTCGCAGCGTCTGGAAGACATGGGAATTCCGACGTTCTGCCTGACGCAGTTCGCCTTGACTGATAAGTAA
- the ccoG gene encoding cytochrome c oxidase accessory protein CcoG: MSNQIPVHDVTPPSKNANNSVDLYASREKIYTRAFTGLFRNLRMMGGAALFLLYFGTVWLNWGGHQAVWWNLPERKFFIFGATFWPQDFILLSGLLIIAAFGLFFITVYAGRVWCGYTCPQSVWTWIFMWCEKVTEGDRNQRIKLDKAPMSGNKLLRKLAKHSLWLLIGFVTGMTFVGYFSPIRELVFEFFTGQADGWSYFWVGFFTLATYGNAGWLREQVCIYMCPYARFQSVMFDKDTLIVSYDPRRGESRGPRKKGVDYKAMGLGDCIDCTMCVQVCPTGIDIRDGLQIECIGCAACIDACDNIMDKMDYPRGLISYTTEHNLSGQKTHKLRPRLIGYAVVLLAMISLLVTAFVMRSLVGFDVSKDRVLYRENAEGRIENVYSLKIMNKDQRDHTYVLEAAGLPDLRLQGKREIKVAAGDIVSMPVELSSAPEQLPSSTNEVKFILKDADDDSVHVEAKSRFIGPQIR; encoded by the coding sequence ATGAGCAACCAGATTCCGGTACACGACGTCACGCCACCGAGTAAAAACGCGAACAACAGCGTCGATCTTTACGCCTCTCGAGAAAAAATCTACACCCGTGCTTTCACCGGTCTGTTCCGCAATCTGCGGATGATGGGCGGCGCCGCGCTGTTCCTGCTGTATTTCGGCACGGTCTGGCTGAACTGGGGTGGCCATCAGGCCGTGTGGTGGAACCTGCCGGAGCGCAAGTTCTTCATCTTCGGTGCGACCTTCTGGCCCCAGGACTTCATTCTACTGTCGGGCCTGCTGATCATTGCCGCGTTCGGCCTGTTCTTCATCACCGTGTATGCCGGCCGCGTCTGGTGCGGCTACACCTGCCCGCAAAGTGTGTGGACGTGGATTTTCATGTGGTGCGAGAAGGTCACCGAAGGCGACCGCAACCAGCGCATCAAGCTCGACAAGGCGCCGATGAGCGGCAACAAGTTACTGCGCAAACTCGCCAAGCACTCGCTGTGGCTGTTGATCGGCTTCGTCACCGGCATGACCTTCGTCGGCTATTTCTCGCCGATCCGCGAACTGGTGTTCGAGTTCTTCACCGGGCAGGCCGATGGCTGGTCGTATTTCTGGGTCGGTTTCTTCACCCTCGCCACCTACGGCAACGCCGGCTGGTTGCGTGAGCAGGTGTGCATTTACATGTGCCCGTACGCCCGTTTCCAGAGCGTGATGTTCGACAAGGACACGTTGATCGTCTCCTACGACCCGCGCCGGGGCGAAAGCCGTGGCCCGCGCAAGAAAGGCGTGGACTACAAGGCCATGGGCCTGGGTGACTGCATCGACTGCACCATGTGTGTTCAGGTGTGCCCGACCGGTATCGACATTCGCGACGGCCTGCAGATCGAGTGCATCGGCTGCGCTGCGTGTATCGATGCCTGTGACAACATCATGGACAAGATGGACTACCCGCGCGGCCTGATCAGCTATACCACCGAACACAACCTGTCCGGGCAGAAAACCCATAAACTGCGACCACGCCTGATCGGCTACGCGGTGGTGTTGCTGGCGATGATCAGCCTGTTGGTGACCGCGTTCGTCATGCGCTCGCTGGTCGGTTTCGACGTCAGCAAGGACCGCGTACTGTACCGCGAGAACGCCGAAGGCCGGATCGAGAACGTCTACAGCCTGAAGATCATGAACAAGGATCAGCGCGATCACACCTACGTGCTGGAAGCCGCCGGCCTGCCGGATCTGCGCCTGCAAGGCAAGCGCGAGATCAAGGTCGCCGCGGGAGACATCGTCAGCATGCCGGTCGAACTGTCGAGCGCGCCGGAACAACTGCCATCGAGCACCAACGAGGTGAAATTCATCCTCAAGGACGCCGATGACGACAGCGTCCACGTTGAAGCCAAGAGCCGATTCATCGGCCCACAAATCCGTTGA
- the fnr gene encoding fumarate/nitrate reduction transcriptional regulator Fnr, producing MSEPVKLRAHNQAHCKDCSLAPLCLPLSLNLEDMDALDEIVKRGRPLKKGEFLFRQGDTFDSVYAVRSGALKTFSLSDSGEEQLTGFHLPSELVGLSGMDTEKHPVSAQALETTSVCEIPFERLDELALQLPQLRRQLMRVMSREIRDDQQMMLLLSKKTADERIATFLVNLSARFRARGFSANQFRLSMSRNEIGNYLGLAVETVSRVFTRFQQNKLIAAEGKEIHILDPIQLCALAGGSLDG from the coding sequence ATGTCCGAGCCAGTTAAACTGCGCGCTCACAACCAGGCCCATTGCAAGGATTGCAGCCTGGCCCCTCTCTGCCTGCCACTTTCTCTGAATCTGGAAGACATGGATGCGCTGGACGAAATCGTTAAACGCGGCCGCCCGCTGAAAAAGGGTGAGTTCCTGTTCCGTCAGGGCGACACGTTCGATTCCGTTTATGCAGTACGCTCCGGCGCCCTGAAGACCTTCAGCCTCAGCGACAGCGGCGAAGAGCAACTGACCGGTTTCCACCTGCCGAGCGAACTGGTCGGCCTGTCCGGCATGGACACCGAGAAACACCCGGTTTCCGCCCAGGCACTGGAAACCACCTCGGTGTGCGAAATCCCTTTCGAACGCCTCGACGAACTGGCCCTGCAACTGCCGCAACTGCGCCGCCAGTTGATGCGTGTGATGAGCCGCGAGATTCGCGACGACCAGCAAATGATGCTACTGCTGTCGAAGAAAACCGCCGACGAGCGCATCGCCACCTTCCTGGTCAACCTGTCGGCACGCTTCCGCGCTCGCGGGTTCTCGGCCAACCAGTTCCGTCTGAGCATGTCGCGCAATGAAATCGGCAATTACCTGGGCCTGGCGGTGGAAACCGTGTCGCGGGTGTTTACCCGGTTCCAGCAAAACAAACTGATCGCCGCCGAGGGCAAAGAGATTCACATCCTCGACCCGATCCAGCTCTGCGCCCTGGCCGGCGGCTCGCTCGACGGCTGA
- a CDS encoding sulfite exporter TauE/SafE family protein codes for MLELAPLLISALILGLLGGGHCLGMCGGLMGALTLAIPKEQRSRRFRLLLAYNLGRILSYATAGLLIGLAGWAVANSPAALFMRVLAGLLLIAMGLYLAGWWSGLTRIESLGRGLWRYIQPVANRLLPVSSLPRALLLGALWGWLPCGLVYSTLLWSASQGNALDSALLMLAFGLGTWPVLLATGLAAERVTAILRKRSVRMAGGILVILFGLWTLPGPHQHWLMGH; via the coding sequence ATGCTTGAACTGGCGCCCCTGCTGATCTCGGCGCTGATTCTCGGCTTGCTCGGCGGTGGCCATTGCCTGGGCATGTGCGGCGGTTTGATGGGCGCGCTGACCCTGGCGATTCCCAAGGAACAGCGCAGTCGGCGCTTTCGCCTGCTGCTGGCGTATAACCTTGGGCGCATTCTCAGTTATGCCACGGCCGGATTGCTGATCGGCCTCGCGGGGTGGGCAGTGGCCAACAGTCCCGCCGCGTTATTTATGCGCGTATTGGCGGGGCTGCTGTTGATCGCCATGGGCCTGTATCTGGCCGGCTGGTGGAGCGGACTGACCCGCATCGAAAGCCTCGGTCGCGGCTTGTGGCGTTACATTCAACCGGTGGCCAACCGCTTGCTGCCGGTGTCGAGCCTGCCCCGCGCCTTGCTGCTTGGCGCGTTATGGGGCTGGCTGCCGTGCGGGCTGGTTTACAGCACGTTGCTGTGGTCGGCGAGCCAGGGCAACGCGCTGGACAGTGCGTTGCTGATGCTCGCGTTCGGACTAGGCACTTGGCCGGTCCTGCTCGCCACAGGCCTTGCGGCAGAACGCGTCACCGCCATTTTGCGCAAACGCAGCGTGCGCATGGCCGGTGGGATTTTAGTGATCCTGTTCGGCCTCTGGACCCTGCCCGGCCCGCATCAGCATTGGTTGATGGGCCATTAG
- the ccoS gene encoding cbb3-type cytochrome oxidase assembly protein CcoS: protein MPALYVMIPAALLIVAIAVYIFFWAVDSGQYDDLDGPAHSILFDDQDPNHTAAVDEANASKPHDKAPPHA, encoded by the coding sequence ATGCCAGCTCTCTACGTGATGATTCCGGCCGCGCTGCTGATCGTCGCCATCGCCGTGTACATCTTCTTCTGGGCGGTGGACAGCGGCCAGTACGACGACCTCGATGGCCCGGCCCACAGCATCCTGTTTGACGACCAGGATCCGAACCACACCGCCGCCGTCGACGAAGCCAACGCGAGCAAACCGCACGACAAGGCGCCACCCCATGCTTGA
- the hemN gene encoding oxygen-independent coproporphyrinogen III oxidase, producing the protein MLDAIRWDTDLIRRYDLAGPRYTSYPTAVQFNSQVGTFDLFHALRDSRKALRPLSLYVHVPFCANICYYCACNKVITKDRGRALPYLQRLEQEIQLIACHLDPAQKVEQLHFGGGTPTFLSHDELRQLMAHLRKHFNLLDDDSGDYGIEIDPREADWSTMGLLRELGFNRVSIGLQDLDPAVQRAVNRLQSLEETRAVIDAARTLQFRSINIDLIYGLPKQTPDNFARTVEEVISLQPDRLSVFNYAHLPERFMPQRRINGNELPSPAQKLEMLQRTIEQLTAAGYRYIGMDHFALPDDELASAQEEETLQRNFQGYTTHGHCDLIGLGVSAISQIGDLYCQNSSDLNEYQNTLASAQLATSRGLVCNADDRLRREVIQQLICNFSLDFAEIEQQFNIDFQGYFLALWPQLQGMAKDGLITLDSDRIEVLPAGRLLVRSVCMVFDAYLEQQNRQRFSRVI; encoded by the coding sequence ATGCTCGACGCCATTCGTTGGGACACAGATCTGATCCGCCGCTACGACCTGGCGGGGCCGCGCTACACCTCGTATCCGACGGCCGTGCAATTCAACAGTCAGGTCGGTACGTTCGATCTGTTCCATGCCCTGCGCGACAGCCGCAAGGCCCTGCGTCCGTTATCGCTGTACGTGCATGTGCCGTTCTGCGCGAACATTTGCTACTACTGCGCCTGCAACAAAGTCATCACCAAGGATCGCGGTCGCGCTTTGCCGTATCTGCAACGGCTCGAACAGGAAATCCAGCTGATCGCCTGCCACCTCGACCCGGCGCAAAAAGTCGAGCAACTGCACTTTGGCGGCGGCACACCGACCTTCCTCAGCCATGACGAACTGCGCCAACTGATGGCGCACCTGCGCAAGCATTTCAATCTGCTCGATGACGACTCCGGCGATTACGGCATCGAAATCGATCCGCGTGAAGCCGACTGGTCGACCATGGGTCTGCTGCGTGAACTGGGCTTCAACCGTGTCAGCATCGGCCTGCAAGACCTCGACCCGGCGGTGCAACGGGCGGTCAATCGCCTGCAAAGCCTGGAAGAAACCCGCGCCGTGATCGACGCCGCACGCACCCTGCAATTTCGCTCGATCAACATTGACCTGATCTACGGCCTGCCCAAGCAGACGCCGGACAATTTCGCCCGCACGGTGGAAGAAGTCATCAGCCTGCAACCGGACCGGCTCTCGGTGTTCAACTACGCGCACTTACCCGAACGCTTCATGCCGCAGCGGCGAATCAACGGCAATGAATTGCCGAGCCCGGCGCAAAAACTGGAAATGCTCCAGCGCACCATCGAGCAACTGACGGCTGCCGGCTACCGCTACATCGGTATGGATCATTTCGCCCTGCCCGACGATGAGCTGGCGAGTGCTCAGGAAGAAGAAACCCTGCAGCGCAACTTCCAGGGCTACACCACCCACGGTCACTGCGATCTGATTGGTCTGGGGGTGTCGGCGATCAGCCAGATCGGCGACCTGTACTGCCAGAACAGCAGCGATCTCAACGAATACCAGAACACCCTCGCCTCCGCGCAACTGGCGACCAGCCGTGGCCTTGTGTGCAACGCCGATGACCGCTTGCGTCGGGAAGTGATTCAACAGTTGATCTGCAATTTCAGCCTGGACTTCGCCGAGATCGAGCAGCAGTTCAACATCGATTTCCAGGGTTACTTCCTCGCGCTATGGCCGCAGCTGCAAGGCATGGCCAAGGATGGCCTGATTACGCTGGACAGCGATCGGATCGAAGTATTGCCGGCGGGACGCCTGTTGGTGCGCTCGGTGTGCATGGTCTTCGACGCTTACCTTGAGCAGCAGAACCGCCAGCGGTTTTCCCGGGTGATTTAG
- a CDS encoding acyl-CoA dehydrogenase family protein, with the protein MPAFQEYFDPGHQLVRDSVRRFVEREILPDIDLWEEAESFPRELYLKAGAAGILGIGYPEALGGSHEGDLFAKVAASEELMRCGSGGLVAGLGSLDIGLPPIVKWARPDVRDRVVPQVLSGEKISALAVTEPGGGSDVANLQTRAVRDGDVYRVSGSKTFITSGVRADFYTVAVRTGDPGFGGISLLLIEKGTPGFTLGRQLKKMGWWASDTAELFFDDCRVPVGNLIGAENMGFACIMGNFQSERLALALMANMTAQLALEESLKWAREREAFGKPIGKFQVIKHRLAEMATALEVSREFTYRQAAKMAAGKSVIKEISMAKNFATDTSDRITTEAVQILGGMGYMRESLVERLYRDNRILSIGGGTREVMNEIISKQMGL; encoded by the coding sequence ATGCCTGCCTTTCAGGAATATTTCGATCCCGGCCACCAATTGGTCCGCGACAGCGTCAGACGTTTCGTCGAACGCGAGATCCTGCCGGACATTGATCTGTGGGAAGAAGCCGAAAGCTTCCCTCGTGAGCTGTACCTGAAGGCGGGCGCTGCCGGCATCCTCGGTATCGGTTACCCCGAAGCGCTGGGTGGCAGTCATGAGGGCGATCTGTTCGCCAAGGTCGCCGCCAGTGAAGAGTTGATGCGCTGTGGCTCTGGCGGCCTGGTAGCGGGGCTGGGTTCGCTGGATATCGGCCTGCCGCCAATCGTCAAATGGGCACGCCCCGACGTCCGTGACCGCGTGGTGCCACAAGTGCTCAGTGGCGAGAAGATCAGCGCGCTGGCCGTCACTGAGCCCGGCGGCGGTTCAGATGTCGCCAACCTGCAAACCCGCGCCGTGCGTGACGGCGATGTCTACCGGGTCAGCGGTAGCAAAACCTTTATCACTAGCGGCGTGCGCGCCGATTTCTACACGGTTGCGGTGCGTACTGGCGATCCCGGTTTCGGCGGCATCAGCCTGTTGCTGATCGAGAAGGGTACGCCGGGGTTCACCCTCGGTCGGCAGTTGAAGAAAATGGGCTGGTGGGCGTCGGACACGGCTGAATTGTTCTTTGACGATTGCCGGGTGCCTGTGGGAAATCTGATCGGTGCCGAGAACATGGGCTTCGCCTGCATCATGGGCAACTTTCAGAGCGAGCGGCTGGCCCTCGCGCTGATGGCCAACATGACCGCGCAGCTTGCGCTTGAGGAGAGCCTGAAGTGGGCGCGCGAGCGTGAGGCCTTCGGCAAACCGATCGGCAAGTTTCAGGTGATCAAGCATCGCCTCGCCGAAATGGCCACGGCGCTGGAAGTGTCGCGCGAGTTCACGTATCGGCAGGCAGCCAAAATGGCCGCCGGAAAAAGTGTGATCAAGGAAATTTCCATGGCGAAGAACTTTGCCACGGACACGTCAGACCGGATCACTACCGAGGCGGTGCAGATTCTGGGCGGGATGGGTTATATGCGTGAGAGTCTGGTTGAGCGGTTGTATCGGGATAACCGCATCTTGTCGATTGGCGGCGGGACGCGGGAGGTGATGAACGAGATCATCAGCAAGCAGATGGGGCTTTAG
- a CDS encoding metallophosphoesterase family protein, translating to MTNNKVQCFILGVCLLFSFVPAHSMENTPKHMVFASDTQYPWTDKTDRRQPESDADFKVRSKWLVETQLASIADFRDHHDGQAQVPLMINGDITAFGHGWQRDYMAATLKKHFGTDYLYGLGNHDYENNVDDCVTNNCAAGSIVEFKEHHANKVDSFDLSITGWPFPLYSGSLAYSKNIGEVHLVQLNNEPTYTTRISSFLNPTTFEINSALDWLEKDLSLARVEGYAIIINMHKPFGMMGDNAQQRRFREMLDKYQVTAVFAGHMHEGGGEAYWLGKVPMYLSGATSQQTYLITSFTEDRKQLQIYLVENNQWRSRTLIDTIPVKSIWANRP from the coding sequence ATGACTAACAATAAGGTTCAATGTTTTATTCTGGGTGTCTGTTTGTTATTTTCGTTTGTCCCGGCTCATTCAATGGAGAATACTCCGAAGCACATGGTGTTTGCATCGGATACACAATATCCCTGGACGGATAAGACCGATCGCCGTCAGCCCGAATCCGACGCAGACTTCAAGGTCCGCTCCAAGTGGCTGGTAGAGACTCAACTCGCCAGCATCGCTGACTTTAGAGACCACCACGACGGGCAGGCACAAGTTCCACTGATGATCAACGGCGATATCACCGCTTTCGGTCATGGCTGGCAACGTGACTATATGGCGGCGACATTGAAGAAGCACTTTGGGACGGATTATCTGTATGGCTTGGGCAATCACGATTATGAAAATAATGTAGATGACTGTGTCACTAATAATTGTGCGGCGGGCAGTATTGTTGAGTTTAAAGAGCATCATGCGAACAAGGTAGACAGTTTTGATCTGAGTATTACTGGCTGGCCATTCCCGCTGTATTCCGGGAGCCTTGCTTATTCCAAGAATATTGGTGAAGTTCATCTGGTTCAGCTCAATAACGAGCCGACGTACACAACCAGGATTTCAAGTTTTTTGAACCCGACGACGTTCGAGATCAATAGCGCACTGGATTGGCTGGAGAAAGACCTCAGTCTGGCGAGGGTTGAGGGTTACGCGATCATCATCAACATGCACAAGCCGTTTGGCATGATGGGCGACAACGCGCAGCAGAGGCGCTTCCGGGAAATGCTCGACAAGTATCAGGTTACTGCCGTCTTTGCCGGTCATATGCATGAGGGGGGCGGCGAAGCCTATTGGCTGGGCAAGGTGCCGATGTACCTGAGCGGGGCCACCTCTCAACAAACCTACCTGATCACCAGTTTCACCGAGGATCGCAAGCAACTGCAGATCTATCTGGTGGAGAACAATCAATGGCGCAGCCGTACGCTGATCGATACGATCCCGGTGAAATCAATCTGGGCCAATCGTCCATAA